A single region of the Vicia villosa cultivar HV-30 ecotype Madison, WI linkage group LG4, Vvil1.0, whole genome shotgun sequence genome encodes:
- the LOC131594194 gene encoding uncharacterized protein LOC131594194, translated as MTILLFDGEEDAYWWILCLEKFFKEHETPKSLKVLKAVRALRGSAFKWWIWWSRVHRRYNWELFTTALLWRFKPEWREILPISDEEEEPIEEDEEWEVEPQQLVQGDNIDVQPTMVDERINDSNKFSSSRVISDLDFALSVKDPIVQSPVPEEIPLHTPLFVESDNQYEENTIQPYELITTSLDIFSAVGGEQKDLIDTACKEKCMDHSSCFTLVTFPPAFAFPSMKETMNTTSTTSPQHSVSLFDPGGYFKLQESWIANRALLPSPKPPYQNDTQWLIYLIKFYANFSCMYSAQKVFAEMSEQSIVSCLTFIQRVFTSNTYGWEGYTSLSLDLWNIYEIDTIFPAYILEQNQGDGEISVLYAVILVCAIRGFHYKQWDPGVLFWKYFMCKEKAKIMVKWATLIEQNIEDVAALDTIDGGKLYSWCKAVHVPEETNILRCYAGADDKILGKVFKTSRNLHLYTLMEHIGVVGHIIPWIFPIAMFFTKVAPSLAAGCTMVPKPAEQTPLSSLFYAYLANEVGIPNGVLNVVPGFGATAGAAITSHMDIDAIRFTGSTETGRRIMQADECLMTRMQDMYLGYHFLLEQEFGSLTHAFFGFNSTIVVWRISPLNEVGGWKDHTTVEDMDLAVRASLKGWKFVYFSDLKVKSELPSTFKAYCYQQHRWSCGLANLFKEMTMEIIRNKKVTMWKKFYVVYSFFFMGKIIAHVVTFTFYCVILLATVLVPEVEVLKWGVVYIPSIITLLNAVESPYMRKLIFQIMKYMSQIISDNLLFKQWDPGTISLLVY; from the coding sequence atGACAATATTATTGTTTGATGGGGAAGAAGATGCCTATTGGTGGATTCTATGTTTGGAGAAATTTTTCAAGGAGCATGAAACACCCAAGTCATTGAAGGTTTTAAAAGCTGTTAGAGCATTGAGAGGCTCTGCTTTCAAATGGTGGATATGGTGGTCTCGTGTTCATCGCAGATATAATTGGGAGTTATTTACAACCGCATTATTATGGCGTTTTAAACCTGAATGGCGAGAAATCTTACCAATTTCGGATGAGGAAGAGGAACCGATTGAAGAGGATGAGGAGTGGGAGGTTGAACCTCAACAGTTGGTGCAAGGGGATAACATTGATGTacaaccaacaatggtggatgaaAGAATCAACGATTCCAACAAATTTTCTTCTTCACGTGTTATTTCGGATCTGGATTTTGCATTATCAGTTAAAGATCCAATCGTTCAATCCCCTGTTCCGGAAGAAATCCCATTACATACACCTTTGTTCGTCGAGTCAGACAATCAGTATGAAGAAAACACGATTCAACCATATGAGCTCATAACAACAAGTCTCGACATTTTTTCGGCAGTCGGCGGTGAACAGAAAGATCTTATCGATACAGCCTGCAAGGAGAAATGTATGGATCATTCCTCTTGCTTTACACTCGTAACGTTCCCTCCCGCCTTCGCATTTCCATCGATGAAGGAAACGATGAACACTACCTCCACAACATCACCCCAACACTCAGTTTCTTTATTCGACCCTGGAGGatattttaaattgcaagagTCTTGGATTGCAAACCGAGCTTTACTCCCATCTCCAAAACCACCTTATCAGAATGACACACAATGGTTGATTTATTTGATAAAATTCTATGCAAATTTTAGTTGTATGTACTCTGCACAAAAGGTGTTTGCTGAAATGTCTGAACAAAGTATTGTCTCATGTTTGACCTTCATTCAAAGAGTTTTTACTAGCAACACATATGGTTGGGAAGGGTACACATCACTCTCATTGGATTTATGGAACATTTATGAAATAGACACCATTTTTCCAGCGTATATTTTAGAGCAGAATCAAGGAGATGGAGAGATAAGTGTTCTTTATGCCGTAATTCTGGTTTGTGCCATAAGGGGATTTCACTACAAACAATGGGATCCAGGGGTTCTGTTTTGGAAATATTTCATGTGTAAGGAGAAAGCAAAGATTATGGTGAAATGGGCGACGCTGATCGAACAAAACATAGAAGACGTTGCAGCATTGGATACAATTGATGGAGGGAAGTTGTATAGTTGGTGTAAGGCTGTTCATGTACCTGAAGAGACGAATATCTTGCGATGCTATGCTGGCGCTGATGATAAGATTCTTGGAAAAGTGTTCAAAACTTCGAGGAATCTTCATTTATATACTTTGATGGAACATATTGGTGTTGTTGGACATATTATACCTTGGATTTTTCCGATTGCTATGTTCTTTACTAAggttgctccttctttggctgcTGGTTGTACTATGGTTCCTAAACCGGCTGAACAAACACCTCTCTCTTCTTTGTTTTATGCTTATCTCGCTAACGAGGTTGGAATTCCGAATGGAGTACTCAATGTAGTACCTGGATTTGGCGCAACTGCAGGAGCTGCTATCACCTCACATATGGACATTGATGCAATCCGTTTCACTGGTTCAACCGAAACGGGTCGTCGCATAATGCAGGCGGATGAATGCTTGATGACAAGAATGCAAGATATGTATTTGGGCTATCATTTCCTTTTGGAGCAAGAATTTGGATCCTTAACTCATGCTTTCTTTGGTTTCAATAGCACAATTGTTGTTTGGAGAATTTCACCACTAAATGAAGTTGGTGGATGGAAGGATCACACAACAGTAGAAGATATGGACTTAGCAGTAAGAGCTAGTCTCAAAGGATGGAAATTTGTCTACTTTAGTGACCTCAAGGTGAAAAGTGAATTGCCAAGTACCTTCAAAGCCTACTGTTATCAGCAACATAGATGGTCATGTGGTTTAgcaaatcttttcaaagaaaTGACAATGGAAATTATAAGAAACAAGAAAGTCACCATGTGGAAGAAATTTTATGTGGTTTATAGTTTTTTCTTTATGGGAAAGATAATAGCTCATGTAGTCACATTTACATTCTACTGTGTCATTTTGCTTGCAACTGTTTTAGTTCCAGAAGTAGAAGTTCTAAAATGGGGTGTTGTCTATATACCTTCAATCATCACACTTCTTAATGCAGTGGAATCACCTTAcatgagaaaattgatttttcaaattATGAAGTATATGTCGCAAATAATTAGTGACAATTTGTTATTCAAGCAATGGGATCCGGGAACAATATCTCTACTCGTATATtga